In a single window of the Candidatus Marinarcus aquaticus genome:
- a CDS encoding ATP-binding protein: MSPCGNLLSTHKECRCSDVEVNRYKGRLSEPFLDRIDLYVTMTDVNKNDRSDVSSLEFHEQVLKAFKMQKQRAQESLNGKLEDEILNRYCILNEESQMVLDKAIVNLNLSFRSINKVKKVARTIADLEQSETIQRIHLMEALSYRKRA; this comes from the coding sequence ATGTCACCTTGTGGTAATCTTTTAAGTACACACAAAGAGTGCCGTTGCAGTGATGTGGAAGTCAATCGATATAAAGGCAGACTCTCTGAGCCCTTTTTAGATAGAATTGATTTATATGTGACCATGACAGATGTCAATAAAAATGATCGCTCAGATGTGAGTTCTTTAGAGTTTCATGAACAAGTGCTCAAAGCATTTAAGATGCAAAAACAAAGAGCTCAAGAGAGTCTTAATGGGAAACTTGAAGATGAGATACTCAATCGTTACTGTATCTTAAATGAGGAATCACAGATGGTTTTAGATAAGGCCATTGTGAATTTAAATCTCTCTTTTCGAAGTATCAACAAGGTTAAAAAAGTGGCACGTACCATTGCTGATTTAGAGCAGAGTGAAACAATACAACGCATACACTTAATGGAAGCATTGAGTTACAGAAAGCGTGCTTAA